A window from Zingiber officinale cultivar Zhangliang chromosome 7A, Zo_v1.1, whole genome shotgun sequence encodes these proteins:
- the LOC121999525 gene encoding uncharacterized protein Mb2734-like — translation MASTKSFRHLLLLLTVALLSLFCRVVAAARRLLSFLLHLSFLRCGLRPVTLDLGHASLHIWGPNSHRASRKPALLLIHDFGDNSKWQWERQIGALSRSFDLYIPDLLFFGRSRSSCADRSVGYQARCVAEVMRLLGVARYSVMGISYGGFMAFRLAEMEAMSVERVAILTAGICMSPEQLRVMSAKEKRDVCDLLLPQKADDLRALDSVTVVGYPLGGDTISVTKGVVSRIEVSMLMDPLICLVFRLMLQ, via the exons ATGGCATCCACGAAATCCTTTCGCCACCTGCTTCTGCTCCTCACCGTCGCCCTCCTCTCCCTCTTCTGTCGAGTCGTCGCCGCCGCCCGACGCCTGCTCTCCTTC ttGCTCCACCTTTCCTTCCTCCGCTGCGGTCTCCGACCCGTCACGCTCGACCTCGGCCACGCGTCGCTGCACATCTGGGGCCCCAACTCCCACCGCGCCAGCCGGAAGCCTGCCCTCCTCCTCATTCACGACTTCGGCGACAACTCAAAGTGGCAATGGGAGCGCCAGATCGGGGCCCTATCCCGCTCCTTCGATCTCTATATCCCGGACCTCCTCTTCTTCGGCAGATCTCGTTCCTCCTGTGCCGACCGTTCCGTGGGCTACCAGGCGCGGTGCGTCGCGGAGGTGATGCGCCTCCTCGGGGTCGCCCGGTACTCCGTGATGGGGATCAGCTACGGCGGGTTCATGGCGTTCCGCCTGGCGGAGATGGAGGCGATGTCGGTGGAGCGCGTGGCTATTCTCACCGCTGGAATCTGCATGTCGCCGGAGCAGTTGAGGGTGATGTCTGCAAAAGAGAAGAGAGACGTGTGCGATCTGTTGCTGCCGCAGAAGGCGGACGATCTGAGGGCCCTC GATTCAGTAACTGTTGTAGGATATCCACTTGGTGGAGATACAATCTCTGTGACAAAGGGTGTGGTATCAcgaattgag GTTAGTATGCTCATGGATCCTCTGATCTGCTTGGTATTCAGATTGATGCTGCAATAA